One genomic segment of Salmo trutta chromosome 8, fSalTru1.1, whole genome shotgun sequence includes these proteins:
- the LOC115198244 gene encoding uncharacterized protein LOC115198244 isoform X1 has protein sequence MEDFFEHLAKLVISESTDPLIKCIINNNLERLKKLIRGKDINALYPCVELQDEVTPLIAAVAFANQEICTFLLGKGADPNKPSRRYLAPLHYAGRHKVPVNIVTTLLEAKADPNGPAEQSFSPLQLAHDREDIVKKLLESGALMWLKHGVHPAIDQKLATIIVNFAKESEFFSKIKLFLHFVQAIKHSSPTDVFKHYDLHLLEENPQTHLTMIDMCFNIEGANEDEYFQKAIKWLNDSKKLVSYVEDISRRLCTIPLKFRAGALKSLDRVVCAMKEIPNEVSLTVIPELVKLISCKTEDYLMPLIIVTLYGITQKTKDKDCWSNSDLEKICKHIVPCTQRKGYPYELMMYAYALLADLSTFSCVPGYISSLGLTPVPDGLLILGTDENLKAKLRALNRSLKRQHSVSKSASEDSKDSNLSETKKKKRKAKKKDIPKQETDTQENKTCLAFNTSSTPVEESGLDECSSVKPFQPTTDMSPLQRKWHKVSKRWETVREACQHGESKVYKVGNLTLIYDDNYFRIAKGSDGTEVFLGLRDDGTEVAIKRMIKSNYQILKSEEGFLRLPELDSTFIVRYMDFAEDSFFGYLALQLCEYTLDEYINTHLSKDDTHALMKITQEVLRSLSVIHCPTTKVLHRDIKPQNVLIDINGNAKLADFGISRRLTVEQTTLYTIPAGTKCWMAKETLDKQGSGYKRSSDIQVAGMLVYYILSGGHHPFEDPLGDELEQNRNIIKGTYTLEHVADEVTKDLIEWMINEDPDERPTVEETLNHPLFWKPQRRLDYLIKIGNQDEAENHRNADQELVQALDQGVEKRSFYQCKSKLPPLLIQKLEGKKKAYTENTLGLLRFIRNLDAHYTKVADKDADAACCVCKDLETTFPDLFGCVYKFAKKQNWNTRRPDLRYFLMQRN, from the exons ATGGAAGACTTTTTTGAACATCTGGCCAAACTGGTTATCTCAGAGTCAACAGATCCTCTTATAAAGTGCATTATTAATAATAATCTggagaggctgaagaaattgATTAGAGGCAAGGACATCAATGCATTGTACCCTTGTGTTGAGTTACAAGATGAAGTAACACCTTTAATTGCTGCTGTTGCATTTGCAAATCAGGAGATTTGTACATTTCTTCTGGGAAAAGGTGCTGACCCCAACAAACCATCAAGGAGATATTTAGCACCGCTGCATTATGCTGGACGGCATAAAGTTCCAGTGAATATAGTGACAACATTACTGGAAGCAAAGGCAGATCCAAATGGTCCAGCAGAACAATCATTCTCTCCACTTCAATTAGCACATGACAGAGAGGATATTGTGAAGAAGTTGCTAGAATCTGGAGCTTTAATGTGGCTAAAACATGGCGTCCATCCTGCAATTGATCAGAAATTGGCCACAATAATTGTAAACTTTGCTAAAGAGAGTGAGTTCTTTTCCAAAATCaagctttttttacattttgtacaAGCAATAAAACATTCATCCCCAACAGATGTTTTCAAACACTATGATCTTCACCTACTAGAGGAGAACCCACAAACCCACCTCACTATGATTGACATGTGCTTTAACATTGAAGGTGCAAATGAAGACGAATACTTCCAGAAAGCCATTAAATGGTTGAACGACTCCAAGAAACTAGTTTCCTATGTTGAAGATATAAGCAGACGTCTGTGTACAATTCCTCTGAAATTTAGGGCAGGTGCATTGAAATCCTTAGATAGAGTTGTTTGCGCCATGAAGGAAATACCTAATGAGGTGTCACTTACTGTAATTCCTGAGTTAGTGAAACTGATTTCCTGTAAAACAGAAGATTATCTCATGCCATTGATCATTGTTACGCTCTATGGCATCACACAGAAGACAAAAGACAAGGATTGTTGGAGCAACTCTGACCTTGAGAAAATATGCAAGCACATTGTCCCATGCACACAGAGGAAGGGTTATCCCTATGAATTGATGATGTATGCCTATGCCTTGCTAGCAGAtctttccacatttagttgtgttccTGGTTACATCAGCTCTCTGGGACTGACTCCGGTACCTGACGGACTGCTTATCTTGGGAACGGATGAAAACCTGAAAGCAAAGCTGAGAGCTCTAAACAGGTCCTTAAAAAGACAACATTCAGTCTCCAAGTCAGCAAGTGAAGATTCAAAAGACAGTAATTTGTCAGAaaccaagaagaagaagagaaaggcAAAAAAGAAAGACATACCAAAACAAGAGACAGACACAcaagaaaataaaacatgtttagcCTTCAATACTTCATCTACTCCTGTTGAGGAATCTGGCCTTGATGAATGTTCTAGTGTGAAGCCGTTCCAACCCACCACTGACATGTCACCATTACAGCGCAAATGGCACAAAGTCAGCAAGCGGTGGGAGACAGTTAGAGAAGCTTGCCAACATGGTGAAAGTAAAGTATATAAAGTAGGAAATCTCACTCTAATATATGATGATAATTACTTCCGCATAGCAAAGGGAAGTGATGGAACTGAGGTCTTCTTGGGCCTGAGGGATGATGGCACTGAAGTAGCCATAAAGAGAATGATAAAGTCAAACTATCAAATTCTCAAGAGTGAGGAAGGATTTTTACGTCTTCCAGAGCTTGACAGTACCTTTATTGTGAGATACATGGACTTTGCAGAAGACAGTTTTTTTGGTTATCTTGCTCTTCAGCTCTGTGAATACACTCTGGATGAGTACATTAATACACACCTGTCCAAGGACGACACTCATGCCCTGATGAAAATCACTCAAGAGGTGCTCCGCAGTTTAAGTGTCATTCATTGTCCAACTACCAAAGTCCTTCATCGGGATATCAAACCTCAGAATGTTTTGATAG ATATCAATGGAAATGCAAAATTGGCAGATTTTGGCATAAGTCGCAGATTGACAGTGGAACAAACAACTCTATACACAATCCCCGCAGGAACAAAATGCTGGATGGCAAAGGAGACGTTAGACAAACAAGGCTCTGGATATAAGAGGAGCTCTGATATACAG GTGGCTGGGATGTTGGTATACTACATTCTTTCTGGTGGACACCACCCCTTTGAAGATCCACTTGGTGATGAACTTGAACAGAATCGAAACATAATCAAGGGGACTTACACACTAGAACATGTGGCAGACGAGGTGACAAAAGACCTCATTGAGTGGATGATCAATGAAGACCctgatgagagacctacagtggAGGAGACCCTGAATCATCCCCTCTTCTGGAAACCACAGAG GAGATTGGATTACTTGATAAAAATTGGGAATCAGGATGAGGCAGAGAACCATCGTAATGCTGACCAAGAGCTCGTTCAAGCTCTAGACCAAGGTGTTGAGAAGAGATCCTTCTATCAGTGTAAATCCAAG CTGCCCCCTTTGTTGATCCAGAAGCTGGAAGGTAAAAAGAAGGCCTACACTGAGAACACATTGGGGTTACTGCGCTTCATACGCAACCTTGATGCACACTA CACTAAGGTTGCGGATAAGGATGCAGATGCGGCCTGCTGTGTTTGCAAAGATCTGGAGACAACATTTCCTGATCTCTTTGGATGCGTTTACAAGTTTGCCAAGAAACAGAACTGGAATACAAGACGACCTGATCTGAGATATTTTTTAATGCAGAGGAACTAA
- the LOC115198244 gene encoding serine/threonine-protein kinase/endoribonuclease IRE1a isoform X3: protein MAKETLDKQGSGYKRSSDIQVAGMLVYYILSGGHHPFEDPLGDELEQNRNIIKGTYTLEHVADEVTKDLIEWMINEDPDERPTVEETLNHPLFWKPQRRLDYLIKIGNQDEAENHRNADQELVQALDQGVEKRSFYQCKSKLPPLLIQKLEGKKKAYTENTLGLLRFIRNLDAHYTKVADKDADAACCVCKDLETTFPDLFGCVYKFAKKQNWNTRRPDLRYFLMQRN, encoded by the exons ATGGCAAAGGAGACGTTAGACAAACAAGGCTCTGGATATAAGAGGAGCTCTGATATACAG GTGGCTGGGATGTTGGTATACTACATTCTTTCTGGTGGACACCACCCCTTTGAAGATCCACTTGGTGATGAACTTGAACAGAATCGAAACATAATCAAGGGGACTTACACACTAGAACATGTGGCAGACGAGGTGACAAAAGACCTCATTGAGTGGATGATCAATGAAGACCctgatgagagacctacagtggAGGAGACCCTGAATCATCCCCTCTTCTGGAAACCACAGAG GAGATTGGATTACTTGATAAAAATTGGGAATCAGGATGAGGCAGAGAACCATCGTAATGCTGACCAAGAGCTCGTTCAAGCTCTAGACCAAGGTGTTGAGAAGAGATCCTTCTATCAGTGTAAATCCAAG CTGCCCCCTTTGTTGATCCAGAAGCTGGAAGGTAAAAAGAAGGCCTACACTGAGAACACATTGGGGTTACTGCGCTTCATACGCAACCTTGATGCACACTA CACTAAGGTTGCGGATAAGGATGCAGATGCGGCCTGCTGTGTTTGCAAAGATCTGGAGACAACATTTCCTGATCTCTTTGGATGCGTTTACAAGTTTGCCAAGAAACAGAACTGGAATACAAGACGACCTGATCTGAGATATTTTTTAATGCAGAGGAACTAA
- the LOC115198244 gene encoding serine/threonine-protein kinase/endoribonuclease ire-1 isoform X2 codes for MEDFFEHLAKLVISESTDPLIKCIINNNLERLKKLIRGKDINALYPCVELQDEVTPLIAAVAFANQEICTFLLGKGADPNKPSRRYLAPLHYAGRHKVPVNIVTTLLEAKADPNGPAEQSFSPLQLAHDREDIVKKLLESGALMWLKHGVHPAIDQKLATIIVNFAKENINGNAKLADFGISRRLTVEQTTLYTIPAGTKCWMAKETLDKQGSGYKRSSDIQVAGMLVYYILSGGHHPFEDPLGDELEQNRNIIKGTYTLEHVADEVTKDLIEWMINEDPDERPTVEETLNHPLFWKPQRRLDYLIKIGNQDEAENHRNADQELVQALDQGVEKRSFYQCKSKLPPLLIQKLEGKKKAYTENTLGLLRFIRNLDAHYTKVADKDADAACCVCKDLETTFPDLFGCVYKFAKKQNWNTRRPDLRYFLMQRN; via the exons ATGGAAGACTTTTTTGAACATCTGGCCAAACTGGTTATCTCAGAGTCAACAGATCCTCTTATAAAGTGCATTATTAATAATAATCTggagaggctgaagaaattgATTAGAGGCAAGGACATCAATGCATTGTACCCTTGTGTTGAGTTACAAGATGAAGTAACACCTTTAATTGCTGCTGTTGCATTTGCAAATCAGGAGATTTGTACATTTCTTCTGGGAAAAGGTGCTGACCCCAACAAACCATCAAGGAGATATTTAGCACCGCTGCATTATGCTGGACGGCATAAAGTTCCAGTGAATATAGTGACAACATTACTGGAAGCAAAGGCAGATCCAAATGGTCCAGCAGAACAATCATTCTCTCCACTTCAATTAGCACATGACAGAGAGGATATTGTGAAGAAGTTGCTAGAATCTGGAGCTTTAATGTGGCTAAAACATGGCGTCCATCCTGCAATTGATCAGAAATTGGCCACAATAATTGTAAACTTTGCTAAAGAGA ATATCAATGGAAATGCAAAATTGGCAGATTTTGGCATAAGTCGCAGATTGACAGTGGAACAAACAACTCTATACACAATCCCCGCAGGAACAAAATGCTGGATGGCAAAGGAGACGTTAGACAAACAAGGCTCTGGATATAAGAGGAGCTCTGATATACAG GTGGCTGGGATGTTGGTATACTACATTCTTTCTGGTGGACACCACCCCTTTGAAGATCCACTTGGTGATGAACTTGAACAGAATCGAAACATAATCAAGGGGACTTACACACTAGAACATGTGGCAGACGAGGTGACAAAAGACCTCATTGAGTGGATGATCAATGAAGACCctgatgagagacctacagtggAGGAGACCCTGAATCATCCCCTCTTCTGGAAACCACAGAG GAGATTGGATTACTTGATAAAAATTGGGAATCAGGATGAGGCAGAGAACCATCGTAATGCTGACCAAGAGCTCGTTCAAGCTCTAGACCAAGGTGTTGAGAAGAGATCCTTCTATCAGTGTAAATCCAAG CTGCCCCCTTTGTTGATCCAGAAGCTGGAAGGTAAAAAGAAGGCCTACACTGAGAACACATTGGGGTTACTGCGCTTCATACGCAACCTTGATGCACACTA CACTAAGGTTGCGGATAAGGATGCAGATGCGGCCTGCTGTGTTTGCAAAGATCTGGAGACAACATTTCCTGATCTCTTTGGATGCGTTTACAAGTTTGCCAAGAAACAGAACTGGAATACAAGACGACCTGATCTGAGATATTTTTTAATGCAGAGGAACTAA